The following are encoded together in the Bradymonas sediminis genome:
- the atpB gene encoding F0F1 ATP synthase subunit A, with the protein MADQTFIDLFSPELAHGSYNDVFGNPLLKPGADVGVTHIVMTLVLIAIIVTLGLIARGKFTNKETAMIPEGKFSVRNFFELIFGAVLGMMTDMMGKENARRYFPLIASLAVFIFLGNLMGLVPGLAPPTSNLNTSLACSAVVFVTYNIAGFREHGIGYLKHFLGPIWFIAPLMLVIELIGHIFRPVSLAIRLAGNMTGDHMVVGMFGQLASEMLSVPFLLPVPFLFLGLLVSTIQTLVFCLLTTIYISLAVSHDSH; encoded by the coding sequence ATGGCAGATCAAACCTTTATCGACCTATTTTCGCCCGAGCTTGCGCACGGGAGTTATAACGACGTCTTCGGCAACCCGCTGCTGAAACCCGGCGCCGACGTTGGCGTGACCCATATCGTTATGACCCTGGTGCTCATCGCGATCATCGTGACGCTGGGGCTCATCGCCCGCGGCAAATTCACCAACAAAGAAACCGCGATGATCCCCGAGGGGAAATTTAGCGTTCGCAACTTCTTTGAGCTGATCTTCGGCGCCGTCCTCGGCATGATGACCGATATGATGGGCAAGGAGAACGCCCGGCGGTATTTCCCGCTGATCGCCTCCCTGGCGGTCTTCATCTTCCTGGGCAACCTGATGGGCCTGGTCCCCGGACTCGCTCCGCCGACCTCCAACCTCAACACCAGCCTCGCCTGCTCCGCGGTGGTCTTCGTGACCTATAATATCGCAGGCTTCCGCGAACACGGAATCGGCTACCTTAAGCATTTCCTCGGGCCGATCTGGTTTATCGCGCCGCTGATGCTCGTGATCGAGCTGATCGGACATATTTTCCGCCCCGTCAGCCTCGCCATTCGTCTCGCCGGTAATATGACCGGTGACCATATGGTCGTCGGAATGTTCGGCCAACTCGCCAGTGAGATGCTCTCAGTGCCGTTTTTGCTGCCTGTTCCGTTCCTTTTCCTCGGTCTTTTGGTCTCCAC